The DNA sequence ATTATCTTCTATTTGTTGCTAGTGCATAAAATTGCAAAGTGATTTTTCTCAAAGcgaaatcttttataataaagtataaataaataaccatACATATATTTGGGTTCACTAAAAAGCTAGCATACCTATGGAATATGTAATGTCTGCAATCTGTGTTATCATGAAGATTAGACTGCCTCAAGGAGTGACTAAAGATCAATTTTACGTTGTACTGATTTTAGGAGCAGTCACCGGTTTTTATAACTGGAAAACCCCATTGCaagaacattttaaagaaCAGCTTGAGAAAGAACttgtagaaaaagaaaagtcaaATGAGGTAAGGCAAATTGCTTCGTAAAGTTTGCGTCTGGTAACCTATACGCCGGGATATTTGAGAACCTGATAATATTTTGCGATTGTTATCTGACATAATATTTGATCActttagtattaatattcataattataatataattaatacgttaatattattattaattattaatattaatattattatattttatctcagaGCCTTCTATTTTTGGTTTTGtgattattactattattttatagcaaagagattaaagttaattgatttaattgttCAATAGAAAAAGAgtgtgagagaaaaatatattaatttaaaaattttttaacatattttttttagataaaaagctattctgaattttttgagataattttaattataaacagaaattttttgtgatatattcttccaattaaaatttttaagatattgtaatattttacagtcTACCGCAAGAAGCAAAGAAGTTGTTAATCCAGAAGTTTAGCAAAATTGGGCTTATAGTAATTAGTGGAGCCTTACTTGTAACATTTTTcaggtatataaatatcttgttccatttaaaaaaaataatttttccaataaatatatagtaaatgaAATAGATATCTTTGATTTGTCGTCCTTTTCTTTCATAGAACTCATGTACAGCCATGGTATATGAAACGGAGAGGTGAACAAGCAGAAAAGCATGcaaacattatttatgaaCTACGCAAGACAAGAAGTGCACAGCAGGAACAAAATGAAAGTTGATTgagtcaatattatatattatcacattattatttacgtatggttttttattataataatcttatttaaataaacaaaaaaatgtaaatagtaTGATACAATAAAATCTCTATGTCCCAATAAGATTATTACATAATCCTAACAGAGATTTGATAACTATTCCAATTCTGCATATTTGCCACTATAAAAAGGCACATATTGCAATACTGCTTTCCAATCAGTAAAGTACAACAATGTTAGTGATCCAGCAGTTCCATAGGTCAATGCAGTTGGAAgcctaaaacaaaaaattgtatataaaagaaacagaatccaatatatataatgcaacaaatctatttgtattaaaaaatagatattcttaGCCTGAAGGcaggaaaaaaaagacataatatgaaaaagttgtaataaacaaatatatcatatccattttctctttatgtcatttcatagaataatattagaaatcttATTAACAAatggaaaaagtaaaatattcatattgttGGAGATCGTATCAAAAGAGTACTTTATAATCTGAAATGCTAAAAGAGAATAACTCACCATTTTCCAGCTAATTCAACGTGTTTTCGTCCTAATCGAAGGgccattcttttaattattgccCGACTTGAGCAGTAATTAATACGTACTGACTACTGACagactttatttttacagcaagaagaataaaaattagaaagaagGATAAGTTTGTGTGTAGAAACTGTGTTTCAAGAATGTGCTATAGAGTGCGCTGTCATTGCTAACGACTTCCGGCACTGACGAGGAATTCTCGTCGGTGCTTCCGGTCATGTATTTCTTAAATCGGTCGCATCTAGATATTCATGCATTACGATTAAGGGATAAAAAAATCTAGTACAAAGTATgtaattggaaaataattagaaaacaaTTAGTACAGTTATTATAACTATAACTAactatataacaattttaatattggaaCAATTTTAGTATTGATAATAacggaaaataaattttatattgtgtataaaattagattaataatttattcttatgctTCAGtgtaattttctcaatatcgttacttttatagaaaaaaaaattcaattttaagtaACAAGACGTGTACATTAAAGCATTCCTCCTTCGTATAatggtttttttaaatagatgcGTAGTCTGGCGcctttttttacaatacacGTGGCCGGCTGTCGTTGAAACTTATCGATTTCCTCTCGCTGAGGATCGTTCTTGAGACGTAATTCCTTGTTATTTACATGCTGTCAGTCGGTGAAGTGTGAAATCCTCGATTAGTTCTTTCGAGAGCCAAGTACATCCGTTTTGCTGGcgagaatttattttcaacaaaatcaaCTTGTCTTCCGTGCGTGCTTAACAATGGCAGATATGTCGACGAATGTAGGCATCACGCGGAAAATGTCTTTCGGAATCAACGGCAAATTCAACGGTGTCGAGAGTAAGACACCTTTTTTGATAGGCGTCTCCGGCGGCACTGCAAGTGGAAAAGTGAgcatatgtaattaatgtaataataacaaaaatcgaatcgattattacaaaaatagcaCGTTACTTGTCAATCAATCTTTTaggaattgttttttttctttttttttttttttttttttttgtctacttttaatatttagtttttagtaCACATTAGTTGATATATCGTAGTACAGACctctgattatttttttttttttttttttttttttaatttccacacGAATTGTATAAACTCATACTATTTTTGTggtaattatttgtaaaggGATCAATATCTttgtataagtaataatttatattctttaatagaCAGTATTGAAATAAAGACTCATGCAACAcaatattaacttaattttgaaacacaaataacaaattaatattatacaatggAAATGTTTTACTTGAAAAGTAaacaaagatttaataattagtaattagtGGCATTAGTTATAAAGATCagtaactataattaattttgattgattCAGTCTACAGTATGCAAACGTATAATGGAAAAATTGGGACAAGTCGATATGGATCATCAACAACGCCGAGTAGTCTGCATATCACAAGACAGCTTTTATCGCGATCTAACACCtgctgaaaaattaaaagctgagAAGGGACAGTACAATTTTGATCATCCTGATGCATTTGATGACGATCTAATCTTACAAACACTGCAGGATATACTTGCTGGGGTTAAATGTGAAATACCAGCTTATGATTATAGGACCAACAGTTTGtatgtatcattttaatatctaattaaaaattaattttaatgtctaTTAATAGAAGTAGAAAGTATTTACAAAGTAAACccaaatgtaatgtaaaaattgaaaacatatttataaaaaataaattttaaatgaatattataaaagttaaatctaaaatatattttatatgaaattattgtaGAATGAAAGATCAAGTTACCACAATATATCCTGCTGATGTGGTACTCTTTGAAGGAATACTAGTATTCTACTTCCCTAAAATCCGTGATTTGTTTCACATGAAATTGTTTGTAGACACTGATTCTGATACCAGACTTGCAAGGAGAGGTAATTCCTcatgtgatatttttaaatttaattaacttgtaTTTCTATCTtaactgttttataatttctttagtGCCAAGGGACATAAAAGAACGTGGAAGAGATTTAGATTACGTTCTAAATCAGTACATGAACTTTGTAAAACCAGCTTTTGAAGAATTCTGCTTGCCAACGAAAAAATTTGCAGATGTCATAATACCGAGAGGAGCGGATAATACAGGTAATTTTAGCAATTTTAggcattattatatacaatatttattacagctattataattatttcttttagcttttttaatcattaatttgtttggatttttttttaatttgtttattagatgtgttattagatttattgatatttttttagttttgaaACTCTTTACCAAagcgataatatatataatatatatgttgtaatatTAACCAAATATTAACAAGCTTCTTCTTGTACAAGTTACAAGAAGCTTATTTCCAAGCTTCTatcaaataagattttaaattttaatctttctatatatatgtgtaataagcatatagttttattattgttgttattgttattattattattgcttacaatatatttaggATATATACAAAACATACTAAACTTACTGTCACTCTTTTCAACtacagattttaaaataaatgatgaaaaatatatagacattctataaataaaaaatgaatagtttaaaataatccaataaaataaagatttttaataacttggataattctaatttaataaactacaAGAATTCATTcttatgcaaaaatttattaattccagTTATATATTCGacttcaattataatttaaatttataaaattaattataattaacacatTGAATataggaaaataatatttcaatctctGCCACAAAAGCTAAAAAAaccttataataaatttttgaattattaatttttctcacatGTATTTtctcaaatgtattttttgcaaaaatatatttgttataagaagattgtataaacatattacatattaagtaatagtaataatctATAGAATGCACACATAGAATTTAATgctaaaaatgtatgaaactTTAAATATGTAGTATTATTTGAACAATAGATTATCTAAACAAGTAGATGTGTATATGATCATCTAAcattgagatatttttattcgaaactgcacttatctttatatatgggaaatttttatgtaatgatTATAAAGTTGGTATAATTTGAATGTGTAAtccttacatatataaaactcaGATGCACatacatgtaaattattaatgacaaaCTATAGACATATCTGAGTTTTATACATGGACAATGAATAATTTACacgaaattgtttttatttaatttttgtttctatattcatatcattttttattcagtcttttatatacagtatTACCTCACTTCATGCACTTTGTTTGAGACTGGTCACTGCTATCAAGTTCAAAAATAGcaaggattttttttcttttttttttctattgaagTTATCCCATAAATCTTTCTGATGATTCAGAACAAAAGCAAGACAATAAAagaatgagaaaaaagaatgagaacaaaatacataatttttggcATTAAAGAGGTCgaatgtcaaataaaaatctattcagATAAAGAAGATTCACACTCGCTTGAAACATATTGAATAACTCAGTGTTGTAAAGTGAAACGAAAAAACACTTGTGAAGTGAGATAatactgtatgtatatatcttatgGGTGCTGCCTGGTATAGCGTTGCCATGGTTGCGGATGTCAGAGCTACACCTACTTAAACTCTAAGCAAAAGCTTAAAGGGAGAAAGTATCTCATGGGAAACCTATATGGTCTGGTTGTTGTATGTTTGCAGTGGCAATAGACCTAATAGTGCACCACATCTGGGATATTTTGCGTTTGAAAAAGGCCGAAAACTCAACCGGGCAGCATCCATTCTTCTACCAGCATAGGCGTACCTCGGCCTCATCCGACACACTCAGCAGATGACTTAAGCATGATAAGCTCACTCTGTCAAGCACTGCATTTTTTCTATATCATATGTATGACTGAATACACAAtattgctaattttttttattttaaatattcgcggATAGAAGTAATGTCCGTTTTTCAATGCCAAATTATTCGtacacatttaaattatcaatataatttaataacagtcGATAAATAATTGATCGATAAATGCAAGAAACATAAATGGTTGTCAAGGAAGGATAAATGGTTGTCGAGCAAACAAAGGAAGAAACAAATGAACTTGATAAAGACTtttgtcataataatattgaaactaTGATTGAAACAACATCAGATGTCTTGCAATAGACATTAAGCGTACGGCACACGAtgcacatataatttaaataaaataattatatatataaatatataatatgaatatatatgacaaaattgtattaaattattttattgttatgtaaTTTGGATTCTTGGTTGCTTACAGATTCATTTTTGTatgtatc is a window from the Anoplolepis gracilipes chromosome 17, ASM4749672v1, whole genome shotgun sequence genome containing:
- the Uqcr-6.4 gene encoding cytochrome b-c1 complex subunit 10, producing MALRLGRKHVELAGKWLPTALTYGTAGSLTLLYFTDWKAVLQYVPFYSGKYAELE
- the Uck gene encoding uridine-cytidine kinase isoform X1 — its product is MADMSTNVGITRKMSFGINGKFNGVESKTPFLIGVSGGTASGKSTVCKRIMEKLGQVDMDHQQRRVVCISQDSFYRDLTPAEKLKAEKGQYNFDHPDAFDDDLILQTLQDILAGVKCEIPAYDYRTNSLMKDQVTTIYPADVVLFEGILVFYFPKIRDLFHMKLFVDTDSDTRLARRVPRDIKERGRDLDYVLNQYMNFVKPAFEEFCLPTKKFADVIIPRGADNTVAIDLIVHHIWDILRLKKAENSTGQHPFFYQHRRTSASSDTLSR
- the Uck gene encoding uridine-cytidine kinase isoform X2, with the protein product MADMSTNVGITRKMSFGINGKFNGVESKTPFLIGVSGGTASGKSTVCKRIMEKLGQVDMDHQQRRVVCISQDSFYRDLTPAEKLKAEKGQYNFDHPDAFDDDLILQTLQDILAGVKCEIPAYDYRTNSLMKDQVTTIYPADVVLFEGILVFYFPKIRDLFHMKLFVDTDSDTRLARRVPRDIKERGRDLDYVLNQYMNFVKPAFEEFCLPTKKFADVIIPRGADNTVAIDLIVQHIRDFLSNCGREMSEPESPINRIEGLFKRPH